From Alkaliphilus flagellatus, the proteins below share one genomic window:
- a CDS encoding S8 family peptidase: MFGYRGIVEDLVVERLLTANEEGIPIIISGKDCNCDDLEKFVSQMGGKIKYKLPIINSVAAYMPSTGIRSMAMERVTEKIFLDDYAYKLMDIAPVTVGSDFANEYGLTGKNVSVAVLDTGVFPHGDLTTPNNRIIVFKDFVGKKSEPYDDDGHGTHVAGIVAGNGFSSRGKYMGIAPDANIVGVKVLGSDGGGSISDVIAGIQWTIDNKSKYNIKVMTLSLGTKPKGNYVDDPLCQAVDAAVNSGITVVAAAGNSGPNSSTITSPAISPKVITVGACDDRKSKTSKDISIAEFSSRGPTPDGLKKPDILAPGVGINSLANKPMEYRSLSGTSMATPIVAGCAALLYESNSEITPSQVKNIITSNARNLGLKPDEQGAGLLDIRAIINKMEPNIKPKQPQNKPNSSNSGSIGSSFFSNNIFLIILIVIILLVL, encoded by the coding sequence GTGTTTGGATATAGAGGTATTGTAGAAGATTTAGTCGTAGAACGACTGCTAACCGCAAATGAAGAGGGAATTCCAATTATTATTTCTGGAAAGGATTGTAACTGTGATGATCTAGAGAAATTTGTATCTCAGATGGGAGGAAAGATTAAATATAAGTTACCTATCATTAACTCTGTAGCTGCCTATATGCCTTCTACGGGTATTAGAAGCATGGCAATGGAAAGGGTAACCGAAAAAATTTTCTTAGATGATTATGCCTATAAGCTAATGGATATTGCTCCAGTTACAGTAGGATCTGATTTTGCTAACGAATATGGGTTAACTGGAAAAAATGTTTCAGTTGCTGTTTTAGATACAGGAGTATTTCCTCACGGTGATTTAACAACTCCCAATAATAGAATTATTGTTTTTAAAGACTTTGTAGGTAAAAAAAGCGAACCTTATGATGATGATGGTCATGGTACCCATGTTGCAGGGATTGTTGCTGGTAATGGGTTTTCTTCTAGGGGAAAATACATGGGTATTGCTCCCGATGCTAATATTGTAGGAGTAAAGGTTTTAGGTAGTGATGGTGGGGGTAGCATCTCAGATGTAATTGCAGGTATTCAGTGGACTATTGATAATAAAAGTAAATATAATATTAAGGTTATGACCTTATCTCTTGGAACAAAGCCTAAGGGTAACTATGTAGATGATCCTCTTTGTCAAGCTGTTGATGCTGCCGTAAATTCTGGCATTACAGTAGTAGCTGCTGCTGGAAATAGCGGACCTAATTCATCTACTATAACATCTCCTGCTATAAGTCCTAAAGTAATTACAGTTGGTGCTTGTGATGATCGTAAATCAAAAACATCTAAAGATATTAGTATTGCTGAATTTTCTAGCCGTGGCCCTACACCAGACGGTTTAAAAAAGCCAGATATTTTAGCACCAGGAGTTGGAATTAACTCCCTAGCAAATAAGCCAATGGAATACCGTAGCTTATCTGGAACATCAATGGCAACCCCAATTGTAGCAGGCTGTGCAGCTTTATTATATGAAAGCAACTCTGAAATTACACCTTCTCAGGTAAAAAATATTATTACATCTAATGCCCGTAACCTAGGTCTTAAACCAGATGAACAAGGAGCAGGTTTATTAGATATTCGTGCCATAATTAATAAAATGGAACCTAATATTAAACCAAAGCAACCCCAAAATAAACCTAATAGTTCTAATAGTGGTAGTATAGGAAGCTCATTTTTTTCTAATAATATATTTTTAATAATTTTAATAGTTATTATTTTACTAGTTCTCTAA
- a CDS encoding M23 family metallopeptidase, whose protein sequence is METKISEKVNKFSKKITTEIKSFYNKCKNIDTKLLYNKVKSVEVKSLYNKFKCNKKLTYKTAGVAAISISLVSGIYLQAHSSITAYNVEVDDNILAIVRTEDEFLEALKQVKEEAVSIYGQDVVMNEEPSFVETKVKRDEITEVDEMIKNIKEQIDIKLKATAIKVEGEEVVIVKDQKTALNILDSIKAPFLEKEESEYDEINFAEKVEIVEVGAEFSEIIEEEEALQKIAIGTDEEKIHEVESGENPWTIARKYDLKMDDIIKANPGMNPERIQIGQKISLIVPKPLVSVRTKEYIELVEEIPFDTEYEETASLYKGDKKITVQGAEGKREIKGYIVKENGAEVNMEVVDEKIISEPKTRVIAQGIKERPATMATGAFSNPTRGRLTSPFGMRWGRRHTGIDIASSRGTTVSAADAGKVSFAGKNGSYGNLVIIDHENGYQTYYAHNNKLIVKKGDRVYKGQKIAEMGNTGRSTGVHLHFEVRKNGTPINPQGFVSY, encoded by the coding sequence GTAAAAATATAGATACTAAGTTACTTTATAATAAAGTTAAAAGCGTTGAAGTTAAATCACTCTATAATAAATTTAAATGTAATAAGAAACTTACATATAAAACAGCTGGTGTAGCAGCCATATCTATATCTTTAGTATCTGGTATATATTTACAAGCACACAGCTCAATTACAGCATATAATGTAGAGGTAGATGATAATATACTAGCTATAGTTAGAACTGAAGATGAATTTTTAGAAGCTCTTAAACAGGTTAAAGAAGAGGCTGTATCCATATATGGTCAGGATGTAGTAATGAATGAGGAACCATCATTTGTTGAGACAAAGGTAAAAAGAGACGAGATAACAGAAGTAGATGAAATGATTAAAAATATTAAGGAACAAATTGATATTAAATTAAAAGCTACAGCTATAAAGGTTGAGGGAGAAGAAGTAGTAATCGTTAAAGATCAAAAAACAGCTTTAAATATATTAGACAGCATTAAAGCTCCTTTCTTAGAAAAGGAAGAAAGCGAGTATGACGAGATTAATTTTGCAGAAAAAGTAGAGATTGTTGAAGTAGGTGCAGAATTTAGTGAGATTATAGAGGAAGAAGAGGCATTACAAAAAATAGCAATTGGTACAGATGAAGAAAAAATACATGAAGTAGAGTCAGGAGAAAATCCTTGGACTATTGCACGAAAATATGATTTAAAGATGGATGATATTATAAAAGCTAATCCAGGTATGAATCCTGAGAGGATACAAATAGGTCAGAAAATTAGTCTAATAGTGCCTAAGCCTTTGGTTTCTGTTAGAACTAAGGAATATATAGAGTTGGTGGAAGAAATACCTTTTGACACTGAATACGAGGAAACAGCTTCTTTATATAAAGGCGATAAGAAAATAACAGTTCAAGGTGCAGAAGGAAAACGTGAAATAAAAGGATATATAGTTAAAGAAAATGGTGCAGAAGTTAATATGGAAGTTGTAGACGAAAAAATTATTTCAGAGCCAAAAACTAGGGTTATAGCTCAAGGGATTAAGGAAAGACCAGCTACAATGGCAACAGGAGCATTTTCTAATCCAACAAGGGGACGTTTAACTTCACCATTTGGTATGAGGTGGGGAAGAAGACATACAGGAATAGATATAGCATCTTCCAGGGGTACTACAGTTTCTGCAGCGGATGCAGGAAAAGTATCCTTCGCAGGAAAAAATGGTAGCTACGGTAATCTAGTTATTATTGATCATGAAAACGGGTATCAAACTTATTATGCACATAATAATAAGCTTATTGTAAAAAAGGGAGATCGTGTTTATAAAGGGCAGAAGATTGCCGAAATGGGAAATACAGGAAGAAGCACAGGGGTTCATCTTCATTTTGAAGTTAGAAAAAATGGTACTCCTATTAATCCGCAAGGATTTGTTAGTTATTAA